The following coding sequences lie in one Corynebacterium humireducens NBRC 106098 = DSM 45392 genomic window:
- a CDS encoding HelD family protein: MLDGPFFPGGYAHVSSLSGPVTHDQQELAREQDYVDGLFARLDAEVAHANERLRQVQLEVDPANPDADALIRRETEYHGLNAKLDRLNLAQLGLVFGRIDIEDPAVGPENPVPGQPELDRRYIGRMGLDVREEGYRTLLLDWRVPMARPFYLATTAQPEGVHLRRHIRTKGREVTGIDDEWLSGAEAGGGREGVGSESALFQAMQAARTGHMKSIVETIQREQDLIIRDSTRGVMVVEGGPGTGKTAVALHRVAYLLYTAREQLSKTGVLIVGPNSTFLEYISRVLPELGETGVVLSTIGDMYPGVSGTAPESLLTREIKGSAEMVTILKEAVLAHQSLPDTPVELPHGSLRLRVDAPMVKAARTRARRSRRPHNEARAVFAEHLIGQLADQLAERIGADPLGGANLLSRADIDQLHDDLSEEPGVEKLIEEFWPELTPEGVLRGLLESADAIDVAAAGYDDETRGALLRPEGSAWASTDAALLDELAVLIGLPDLDDDALTTEDDIEDAQDLLDILESSGSVDDDDLGDIFDAEHLAATDVIDAKTLAQRQIIRDSRSTAERAREDLQWAYGHVIVDEAQELSPMEWRMVFRRSPARWMTLVGDTAQTGSPAGVDTWAATLEPYVGTRFRHHELTVNYRTPVEIMEVANEVLAVIDPEATPAVAIRESGHEVTWLPAGTKPEVRDDGLTQVITAANVSEIKGLEFDHVIVLEPSAIVEASPQGWQDLYVAVTRATQTLTVVGEWPV; the protein is encoded by the coding sequence ATCCTGGATGGTCCGTTCTTTCCAGGAGGTTACGCCCACGTGAGCAGTCTGTCCGGCCCGGTCACGCACGACCAGCAGGAACTCGCACGAGAACAGGACTACGTCGACGGTCTTTTCGCGCGTCTCGACGCCGAGGTCGCCCACGCCAACGAGCGCCTGCGCCAGGTGCAGCTGGAGGTCGACCCCGCCAACCCCGACGCCGACGCACTCATCCGCCGTGAGACCGAGTACCACGGCCTCAACGCGAAGCTCGACCGTCTCAACCTCGCCCAGCTGGGCCTGGTCTTCGGCCGCATCGACATCGAGGACCCCGCCGTCGGGCCGGAGAATCCCGTCCCGGGGCAGCCGGAGCTCGACCGCCGCTACATCGGCCGCATGGGACTCGACGTCCGCGAGGAGGGCTACCGCACGCTCCTCCTCGACTGGCGGGTCCCCATGGCCCGCCCCTTCTACCTGGCGACGACCGCGCAACCCGAGGGCGTCCACCTGCGCCGGCACATCCGCACGAAGGGCCGGGAGGTCACCGGCATCGACGACGAGTGGCTCTCCGGCGCCGAGGCCGGCGGCGGACGCGAGGGCGTCGGCAGTGAGTCGGCGCTGTTCCAGGCGATGCAGGCCGCGCGCACGGGGCACATGAAGTCGATCGTCGAGACGATCCAGCGCGAGCAGGACCTCATCATCCGTGACTCCACCCGCGGCGTCATGGTCGTCGAGGGCGGCCCGGGGACCGGTAAGACGGCCGTCGCCCTCCACCGCGTCGCGTACCTCCTCTACACCGCGCGTGAGCAGCTGTCGAAGACCGGTGTGCTCATCGTCGGCCCGAACTCGACCTTCCTCGAGTACATCTCCCGCGTCCTCCCTGAGCTCGGCGAGACCGGCGTCGTGCTGTCCACCATCGGCGACATGTACCCCGGCGTCTCCGGCACCGCGCCGGAATCCCTGCTGACCAGGGAGATCAAGGGCTCCGCGGAGATGGTCACCATCCTCAAGGAGGCGGTCCTCGCCCACCAGTCGCTTCCCGACACCCCGGTGGAACTCCCCCACGGCTCCCTCCGTCTGCGTGTCGACGCCCCCATGGTCAAGGCCGCCCGCACCCGCGCCCGCCGTTCGCGTCGCCCCCACAACGAGGCACGCGCCGTCTTCGCCGAGCACCTCATCGGGCAGCTGGCGGACCAGCTCGCCGAGCGCATCGGCGCCGACCCGCTGGGCGGCGCCAACCTGCTCTCCCGGGCGGACATCGACCAGCTCCATGATGATCTGAGTGAGGAACCGGGCGTCGAGAAGCTCATCGAGGAGTTCTGGCCGGAGCTCACCCCCGAGGGTGTGCTCCGCGGCCTGCTCGAATCCGCCGATGCCATCGACGTCGCCGCCGCCGGCTACGACGACGAGACGCGCGGGGCCCTGCTGCGCCCGGAGGGTTCCGCGTGGGCCTCCACCGACGCCGCGCTTCTCGACGAACTGGCCGTCCTCATCGGCCTCCCCGACCTCGACGACGACGCCCTCACCACCGAGGACGACATCGAGGACGCCCAGGACCTGCTCGACATCCTCGAGTCCTCCGGCTCCGTCGACGACGACGACCTCGGCGACATCTTCGACGCCGAGCACCTCGCCGCCACCGACGTCATCGACGCCAAGACCCTCGCCCAGCGTCAGATCATCCGCGACTCCCGCTCCACCGCCGAGCGCGCCCGCGAGGACCTGCAGTGGGCCTACGGCCACGTCATCGTCGACGAGGCGCAGGAACTCTCCCCCATGGAGTGGCGCATGGTGTTCCGCCGCAGCCCCGCCCGCTGGATGACCCTCGTCGGCGACACCGCCCAGACGGGCTCCCCCGCCGGCGTGGACACCTGGGCCGCGACGCTGGAACCATACGTGGGCACGCGCTTCCGCCACCACGAACTGACCGTCAACTACCGCACCCCGGTGGAGATCATGGAGGTGGCCAACGAGGTCCTCGCCGTGATCGACCCGGAGGCGACGCCGGCGGTCGCGATCCGCGAGTCCGGCCACGAGGTCACCTGGCTGCCCGCCGGCACGAAGCCGGAGGTGCGTGACGACGGCCTCACCCAGGTCATCACCGCAGCCAACGTCTCCGAGATCAAGGGCCTGGAGTTCGACCACGTCATCGTCCTCGAACCCTCCGCGATCGTCGAGGCCTCGCCGCAGGGCTGGCAGGACCTCTACGTCGCCGTGACACGCGCGACGCAGACTCTCACCGTCGTGGGCGAGTGGCCGGTGTAG
- the uvrB gene encoding excinuclease ABC subunit UvrB, giving the protein MAFAAEHPVLSHSEHRPVGEIERSDGKFEVISDYEPAGDQPQAIKELDERLSRGERDVVLLGATGTGKSATAAWLIEKQQRPTLVMAPNKTLAAQLANELRQLLPNNAVEYFVSYYDYYQPEAYIAQTDTYIEKDSSINEDVERLRHSATSSLLSRRDVVVVSSVSCIYGLGTPQSYLDRSVVLAVGEEVERDRFLRLLVDIQYDRNDIAFQRGTFRVKGDTVDIIPAYEELAVRVEFFGDEIDALYYIHPLTGDVIRQVEEVRIFPATHYVAGPERMEKAVADIREELAERLADLENRGKLLEAQRLRMRTEYDLEMIEQVGFCSGIENYSRHIDGRGPGTAPATLIDYFPEDFLTIIDESHVTVPQIGGMFEGDMSRKRNLVEFGFRLPSALDNRPLTWEEFEDRVGQTVYLSATPGNYEMAAAGGEFVEQVIRPTGLVDPQVSVRPTQGQIDDLIHEIRERTAKNERVLVTTLTKKMAEDLTDYLLENGVRVRYLHSDIDTLQRVELLRQLRLGEFDVLVGINLLREGLDLPEVSLVAILDADKEGFLRSTTSLIQTIGRAARNVSGEVIMYADKITDSMQHAIEETERRREKQIAYNKEHGIDPQPLRKKIADILDQVYETACTGDSGEAGDVAVVEKRDVADMPAEQVQKLIDDLTAQMGAAARELKFELAGRLRDEIAELRKELRGIRDVGM; this is encoded by the coding sequence ATGGCTTTTGCTGCTGAACACCCTGTTCTGTCCCATTCCGAGCACCGACCCGTCGGCGAGATCGAGCGTTCGGACGGCAAGTTCGAGGTCATCTCCGACTATGAGCCCGCGGGCGATCAGCCGCAGGCGATCAAGGAACTCGATGAAAGGCTCAGCAGGGGTGAGCGCGATGTCGTGCTGCTCGGTGCGACGGGTACGGGTAAATCGGCGACGGCGGCGTGGCTGATCGAGAAGCAGCAGCGTCCGACGCTGGTCATGGCACCGAACAAGACGCTGGCGGCGCAGCTGGCGAACGAGTTGCGGCAGCTGCTGCCGAACAACGCGGTCGAGTACTTCGTCAGCTACTACGACTACTACCAGCCGGAGGCGTACATCGCGCAGACGGACACCTACATCGAGAAGGACTCCTCGATCAACGAGGACGTGGAGCGTCTGCGGCACTCGGCGACGTCGTCGCTGCTCTCGCGTCGCGACGTCGTGGTGGTCTCCTCCGTGTCCTGCATCTACGGCCTGGGCACGCCGCAGTCCTACCTCGACCGCTCCGTCGTCCTGGCCGTGGGGGAGGAGGTCGAACGTGACCGCTTCCTGCGGCTGCTGGTGGACATCCAGTACGACCGCAACGACATCGCGTTCCAGCGCGGCACCTTCCGCGTGAAGGGCGACACCGTCGACATCATCCCGGCGTACGAGGAGCTGGCGGTGCGCGTCGAGTTCTTCGGCGACGAGATCGACGCCCTCTACTACATCCACCCGCTCACGGGTGACGTCATCCGGCAGGTCGAGGAGGTCCGCATCTTCCCGGCCACGCACTACGTCGCCGGACCGGAACGCATGGAGAAGGCCGTCGCGGACATCAGGGAGGAACTCGCCGAGCGGCTCGCCGACCTGGAGAACCGCGGCAAGCTGCTCGAGGCGCAGCGGCTGCGCATGCGCACCGAGTACGACCTGGAGATGATCGAGCAGGTCGGGTTCTGCTCGGGCATCGAGAACTACTCGCGGCACATCGACGGCCGCGGGCCCGGCACGGCACCGGCGACGCTCATCGACTACTTCCCCGAGGACTTCCTCACCATCATCGACGAGTCGCACGTGACCGTGCCGCAGATCGGCGGCATGTTCGAGGGCGACATGTCCCGCAAGCGCAACCTGGTGGAGTTCGGTTTCCGTCTCCCATCCGCGCTGGACAACCGGCCCCTGACCTGGGAGGAGTTCGAAGACCGCGTCGGCCAGACCGTGTACCTCTCCGCGACGCCGGGCAACTACGAGATGGCCGCCGCCGGCGGCGAGTTCGTCGAGCAGGTCATCCGCCCGACCGGCCTGGTCGACCCGCAGGTCAGCGTCCGGCCGACCCAGGGGCAGATCGACGACCTCATCCACGAGATCCGCGAACGCACCGCCAAGAATGAGCGCGTCCTGGTGACCACCCTGACCAAGAAGATGGCCGAGGACCTCACCGACTACCTCCTCGAGAACGGCGTGCGCGTCCGCTACCTCCATTCGGACATCGACACCCTGCAGCGCGTCGAACTGCTCCGCCAGCTGCGTCTCGGCGAGTTCGACGTGCTGGTCGGCATCAACCTCCTCCGCGAGGGTCTCGACCTGCCCGAGGTGTCCCTCGTGGCCATCCTCGACGCCGACAAGGAGGGCTTCCTGCGCTCCACGACGTCGCTCATCCAGACCATCGGCCGTGCCGCCCGCAACGTCTCCGGCGAGGTCATCATGTACGCCGACAAGATCACCGACTCGATGCAGCACGCCATCGAGGAGACCGAGCGGCGCCGCGAGAAGCAGATCGCCTACAACAAGGAGCACGGCATCGACCCGCAGCCCCTGCGCAAGAAGATCGCGGACATCCTCGACCAGGTCTACGAGACGGCGTGCACCGGGGACTCCGGGGAGGCGGGGGACGTGGCGGTCGTCGAGAAGCGGGATGTGGCGGACATGCCGGCGGAGCAGGTCCAGAAACTCATCGACGACCTCACCGCCCAGATGGGTGCCGCGGCGCGCGAGCTCAAGTTCGAGCTGGCCGGACGGCTGCGTGATGAGATCGCCGAGCTGCGGAAAGAGCTCCGCGGCATCAGGGACGTGGGCATGTAA
- a CDS encoding YdhK family protein: MKRVIALTALTLTSALALSACGEADNADPTETTVTTAATSADEDHGAHDHPADGGAPPAGIEQAADPTYPAGTEVLLTADHMPGMEGAEATISGAFDTTTYSVSYTPTNGGAPVTDHRWVVHEELLDPGQAPLPDGAEVVLDAEHMSGMKGAQATIDYSTDETVYMVDLIVDGMAMTNHKWVTESEIQPLP, from the coding sequence ATGAAACGCGTCATTGCCCTCACTGCCCTCACCCTGACCTCCGCCCTGGCACTGAGCGCCTGCGGGGAGGCAGATAATGCAGACCCCACCGAAACCACGGTCACCACCGCGGCGACCTCCGCTGACGAAGATCACGGCGCGCACGACCATCCGGCCGACGGCGGGGCGCCGCCAGCGGGAATTGAACAGGCCGCGGACCCCACGTACCCGGCGGGCACCGAGGTCCTCCTCACTGCCGACCACATGCCCGGCATGGAAGGGGCCGAGGCCACGATCTCCGGCGCCTTCGACACCACGACCTACTCGGTCAGCTACACCCCCACCAACGGAGGCGCCCCGGTCACTGACCACCGCTGGGTGGTCCATGAGGAACTCCTCGACCCGGGTCAGGCTCCGCTGCCCGACGGAGCGGAGGTCGTCCTGGACGCCGAGCACATGTCCGGCATGAAGGGTGCCCAGGCCACCATCGACTACTCCACCGATGAGACGGTCTACATGGTTGACCTCATCGTCGACGGGATGGCCATGACCAACCACAAGTGGGTCACCGAAAGCGAGATTCAGCCCCTGCCGTAG
- a CDS encoding universal stress protein, with the protein MINYSTIAVGTDGSESSLAAVRAAASLARVYDAELIIMAAWYATSGSLLNAPHTDVSSLPIVEEEVAEEHLRTAQVVAEEEGAPRITARKIAGAPATALTKAVEELGVDLLVVGNKGVNTLTGRVFGNIPTEVVRNSTVNVMIVNTAQHRI; encoded by the coding sequence ATGATCAATTACTCCACGATTGCCGTCGGCACCGACGGATCCGAGTCCTCCCTGGCCGCCGTCCGCGCCGCAGCCAGCCTCGCCCGCGTCTACGACGCCGAACTGATCATCATGGCCGCCTGGTACGCCACCTCCGGCTCCCTGCTCAACGCCCCGCACACCGACGTCTCCTCCCTCCCCATCGTGGAGGAGGAGGTCGCCGAAGAACACCTGCGCACCGCACAGGTCGTCGCAGAGGAGGAGGGTGCACCCCGGATCACGGCGCGGAAGATCGCGGGTGCGCCGGCCACCGCGCTCACCAAGGCGGTCGAGGAACTCGGGGTTGACCTGCTGGTTGTGGGCAACAAGGGGGTCAACACCCTCACCGGCCGTGTCTTCGGCAACATCCCCACCGAGGTAGTGCGCAACTCCACCGTCAATGTGATGATCGTGAATACCGCACAGCACCGGATTTAG
- a CDS encoding DoxX family protein has translation MIRKIARPMIASVYIADGADSLLNTSEHVEHAELLIKRARAILPREYARRVPRDPELVVRAVAGAKVASGASLAVGFLPRLSATVLAAMAVPTMLSRHAFWETQDKAERNARRSGFLTNLALLGGLAITSVDTAGKPSLKWRANKAAAVANKKVQKALPTKSETEKFGDSARDWFEEASDKVTEYAHRAQDYYVDHKDEWKDTATATAAAATAAAAGTAHKVSDYFQDNKDDWLAAAQDNAATARKSFVQAAAKAQERADDALVAAEKKSGRAAKQARKNADKLQARADKAIGKAQKKIGDVLS, from the coding sequence ATGATCCGCAAGATTGCCCGCCCCATGATCGCCTCCGTCTACATCGCCGACGGAGCCGACAGCCTCCTCAACACCTCCGAGCACGTGGAGCACGCCGAGCTGCTGATCAAGCGCGCCCGCGCGATCCTCCCCCGCGAGTACGCGCGCCGCGTCCCGCGCGACCCGGAGCTCGTCGTCCGTGCCGTCGCCGGCGCCAAGGTAGCCTCCGGTGCCTCCCTCGCCGTCGGCTTCCTGCCGCGCCTGTCCGCCACCGTGCTGGCCGCCATGGCCGTGCCGACCATGCTCTCCCGCCACGCCTTCTGGGAGACCCAGGACAAGGCCGAGCGCAACGCCCGCCGCTCCGGTTTCCTCACCAACCTGGCGCTGCTCGGCGGCCTGGCCATCACCTCGGTCGACACCGCCGGTAAGCCGAGCCTGAAGTGGCGCGCCAACAAGGCCGCCGCCGTGGCCAACAAGAAGGTCCAGAAGGCCCTGCCGACCAAGTCCGAGACGGAGAAGTTCGGTGACTCCGCCCGCGACTGGTTCGAGGAGGCCTCCGACAAGGTCACCGAGTACGCCCACCGCGCGCAGGACTACTACGTCGACCACAAGGACGAGTGGAAGGACACCGCCACCGCGACCGCCGCAGCCGCCACCGCCGCGGCCGCCGGCACCGCCCACAAGGTGTCCGACTACTTCCAGGACAACAAGGACGACTGGCTGGCCGCCGCGCAGGACAACGCCGCCACCGCCCGCAAGAGCTTCGTCCAGGCCGCCGCCAAGGCCCAGGAGCGTGCCGACGACGCCCTCGTCGCCGCCGAGAAGAAGTCCGGCCGCGCCGCCAAGCAGGCCCGCAAGAACGCGGACAAGCTGCAGGCCCGCGCCGACAAGGCCATCGGCAAGGCACAGAAGAAGATCGGCGACGTCCTCAGCTAG
- the uvrA gene encoding excinuclease ABC subunit UvrA — MADRLVVRGAREHNLKGVDIELPRDTLVVFTGLSGSGKSSLAFDTIFAEGQRRYVESLSSYARMFLGQMDKPDVDFIDGLSPAVSIDQKSTNRNPRSTVGTITEIYDYLRLLFSRAGTAHCPVCDERIARQTPQQIVDQVLAMEEGLKFQVLAPVVRTRKGEFVDLFKDLAAQGFARVRVDGEVYQLTDPPTLKKQIKHDIDVVVDRLQVKSSQRQRLTDSVETALALADGLVALEFVSRPEDDPDRYMIFSEKLACPNGHQLTIDELEPRAFSFNSPYGACPACDGLGTRTEVDLDLIIPDIDAPVIRAVQPWTSSPNAGYFEKLVEGLAKALDFDPETPYSELTPAQRKALVHGSETEVSVRYKNRYGRVRNWTAPFEGVMAYLHRKIDQVESEWSKERFLAYTREVACPTCQGTRLKPEILAVRLESTAHGEQSIAGLTELSIADASEFLDTLVLGRREEMIAGAVLKEIQARLRFLLDVGLSYLTLNRAAGTLSGGEAQRIRLATQIGSGLAGVLYVLDEPSIGLHQRDNQRLIATLKRLRDIGNTLIVVEHDEDTIRAADWLVDIGPRAGEYGGEIVYQGEPAGILEAADSVTGDYLAGRRVLGVPEERRPVDPERQLTVIGARENNLQDIDVSIPLGVLCCVTGVSGSGKSTLINQILAKTLSNELNKARQVPGRAKRVEGTGHLDKLVQVDQSPIGRTPRSNPATYTGVFDKIRKLFAETTEAKVRGYKAGRFSFNVKGGRCEACQGDGTLKIEMNFLPDVYVPCEVCDGARYNRETLEVRYKGRTIAEVLDMPISEAAVFFEPISSIHRYLQTLVDVGLGYVRLGQSATTLSGGEAQRVKLASELQKRSQGRTVYILDEPTTGLHFEDVRKLMLVIQGLVDKGNSVIVIEHNLDVIKAADWIIDMGPEGGSGGGRVVAEGTPEQVAEVEGSYTGQFLATVLA; from the coding sequence GTGGCTGACCGCCTCGTCGTGCGCGGAGCGCGCGAGCACAATCTCAAGGGCGTCGACATCGAACTGCCGCGTGACACGCTCGTGGTGTTCACCGGACTCTCCGGTTCGGGCAAGTCCTCCCTGGCGTTCGACACGATCTTCGCGGAGGGGCAGCGGCGCTACGTCGAGTCGCTGAGCTCCTACGCCCGCATGTTCCTCGGGCAGATGGACAAGCCGGACGTCGACTTCATCGACGGGCTCTCCCCGGCGGTGTCCATCGACCAGAAGTCGACCAACCGCAACCCGCGGTCGACGGTGGGCACGATCACCGAGATCTACGACTACCTCCGCCTGCTCTTCTCGCGGGCGGGCACCGCCCACTGCCCGGTGTGCGACGAGAGGATCGCCCGCCAGACCCCGCAGCAGATCGTCGACCAGGTCCTGGCGATGGAGGAGGGGCTGAAGTTCCAGGTCCTCGCCCCGGTCGTGCGCACCCGCAAGGGCGAGTTCGTGGACCTCTTCAAGGATCTCGCGGCGCAGGGCTTCGCGCGCGTGCGTGTCGACGGCGAGGTGTACCAGCTCACCGACCCCCCGACCCTGAAGAAGCAGATCAAGCACGATATCGACGTCGTGGTGGACCGGCTCCAGGTCAAGTCCTCGCAGCGGCAGCGCCTCACGGACTCCGTGGAGACCGCCCTCGCGCTCGCCGACGGCCTCGTGGCCCTCGAGTTCGTCAGCCGGCCGGAGGACGACCCGGACCGCTACATGATCTTCTCCGAGAAGCTCGCCTGCCCCAACGGTCACCAGCTCACCATCGACGAGCTCGAGCCGCGTGCGTTCTCCTTCAACTCCCCCTACGGTGCCTGCCCCGCCTGTGACGGCCTGGGCACCCGCACCGAGGTGGACCTCGACCTCATCATCCCGGACATCGACGCCCCCGTGATCCGCGCCGTCCAGCCGTGGACCTCGAGCCCGAACGCCGGCTACTTCGAGAAGCTCGTCGAGGGCCTGGCGAAGGCCCTCGACTTCGACCCGGAGACCCCGTACTCCGAGCTCACCCCCGCACAGCGCAAGGCACTCGTCCATGGTTCGGAGACCGAGGTCAGCGTCCGTTACAAGAACCGCTACGGGCGTGTGCGCAACTGGACCGCCCCCTTCGAGGGCGTCATGGCCTACCTTCACCGCAAGATCGACCAGGTGGAGAGCGAGTGGTCGAAGGAGCGTTTCCTCGCCTACACCCGTGAGGTCGCCTGCCCGACCTGTCAGGGGACCCGCCTCAAGCCGGAGATCCTGGCCGTGCGCCTGGAGTCGACGGCCCACGGCGAGCAGTCCATCGCGGGGCTCACCGAACTGTCCATCGCGGACGCCAGCGAGTTCCTCGACACCCTGGTCCTCGGCCGCCGCGAGGAGATGATCGCCGGTGCCGTGCTCAAGGAGATCCAGGCCCGCCTGCGCTTCCTCCTCGACGTCGGACTGTCCTACCTCACCCTCAACCGCGCCGCCGGCACCCTCTCGGGCGGCGAGGCCCAGCGTATCCGCCTGGCCACGCAGATCGGCTCCGGCCTGGCGGGCGTGCTCTACGTCCTCGACGAGCCCTCCATCGGACTGCACCAGCGGGACAACCAGCGGCTCATCGCCACCCTCAAGCGGCTGCGGGACATCGGCAACACGCTCATCGTCGTCGAGCACGACGAGGACACGATCCGGGCGGCCGACTGGCTCGTCGACATCGGCCCCCGGGCCGGCGAGTACGGCGGCGAGATCGTCTACCAGGGTGAACCCGCCGGAATCCTCGAGGCCGCGGACTCCGTCACCGGCGACTACCTCGCCGGCCGTCGCGTGCTCGGGGTGCCCGAGGAGCGGCGCCCCGTGGACCCGGAGCGGCAGCTCACGGTGATCGGGGCGCGGGAGAACAACCTGCAGGACATCGACGTGTCCATCCCGCTCGGCGTCCTGTGCTGCGTCACCGGCGTGTCCGGCTCGGGCAAGTCGACGCTGATCAACCAGATCCTGGCGAAGACGCTGTCCAACGAGCTCAACAAGGCCCGCCAGGTCCCGGGCCGCGCGAAGCGGGTCGAGGGTACCGGGCACCTGGACAAGCTGGTCCAGGTCGACCAGTCGCCCATCGGCCGCACCCCGCGGTCCAACCCGGCGACGTACACGGGCGTGTTCGACAAGATCCGCAAGCTCTTCGCCGAGACCACCGAGGCCAAGGTGCGCGGCTACAAGGCCGGCCGCTTCTCCTTCAACGTCAAGGGCGGCCGCTGCGAGGCGTGCCAGGGTGACGGCACCCTGAAGATCGAGATGAACTTCCTGCCGGACGTCTACGTCCCCTGCGAGGTCTGCGACGGCGCCCGCTACAACCGGGAGACACTCGAGGTCCGCTACAAGGGCCGCACCATCGCCGAGGTGCTCGACATGCCGATCTCCGAGGCGGCCGTGTTCTTCGAACCGATCAGCTCGATCCACCGCTACCTGCAGACGCTTGTCGACGTCGGCCTCGGCTACGTCCGCCTCGGGCAGTCCGCCACCACGCTGTCCGGTGGTGAGGCCCAGCGCGTGAAACTGGCCTCCGAGCTGCAGAAGCGCTCCCAGGGCCGCACCGTCTACATTCTCGACGAGCCGACGACCGGCCTCCACTTCGAGGACGTGCGCAAGCTCATGCTCGTCATCCAGGGCCTGGTGGACAAGGGTAACTCCGTCATCGTCATCGAGCACAACCTCGACGTGATCAAGGCTGCAGACTGGATCATCGACATGGGGCCGGAAGGCGGCTCCGGTGGTGGCCGCGTCGTCGCGGAGGGCACCCCGGAGCAGGTCGCCGAGGTGGAGGGCTCCTACACCGGGCAGTTCCTGGCTACCGTGTTGGCATGA
- a CDS encoding universal stress protein — translation MSTYQKIVVGTDGSKSSLLAVERAARIAAAFDATLIIASAYYEDNEEASKTLRQDSVTILGDDTAQQNLAAGEEAAKAAGATKIEKSVRPGTPVEALMGIVNEHDADLLVVGNRGINSLTGRLLGSVPADVARQSDCDVMIVHTVD, via the coding sequence ATGAGCACTTACCAGAAGATCGTCGTCGGCACGGACGGCTCCAAGTCCTCCCTGCTGGCTGTTGAGCGCGCTGCCCGTATCGCCGCCGCCTTCGACGCGACCCTCATCATCGCCTCCGCCTACTACGAGGACAATGAGGAGGCGTCGAAGACCCTGCGCCAGGATTCCGTCACCATCCTCGGTGACGACACCGCCCAGCAGAACCTCGCCGCCGGTGAGGAGGCCGCCAAGGCCGCCGGCGCCACCAAGATCGAGAAGTCCGTCCGCCCGGGCACCCCGGTCGAGGCTCTCATGGGCATCGTCAACGAGCACGACGCTGACCTGCTCGTCGTCGGTAACCGTGGCATCAACTCCCTGACCGGCCGCCTGCTGGGCTCCGTCCCGGCCGACGTCGCCCGTCAGTCCGACTGCGACGTCATGATCGTCCACACCGTCGACTAA
- a CDS encoding MBL fold metallo-hydrolase — MTDTLTLHQISVSPMDNNCYLLVAGSEALLIDAADDAPALLRMAEEAGATITAVLTTHRHPDHHRALVEVLEKTGATHYAPFLDAPALPADVDVELEHGDTLPFAGHEFPIAILRGHTPGGAALTAEIDGQTHLFVGDSLFPGGLGKTTSESDFVRLFKDVSERIFDRYDDDAIVHPGHGEGTTLGAERPHLDDWWERRW; from the coding sequence ATGACCGACACTCTCACCCTCCACCAGATCTCCGTCTCACCGATGGACAACAACTGCTACCTCCTCGTCGCCGGCTCCGAGGCCCTGCTCATCGACGCCGCCGACGACGCCCCCGCCCTCCTCCGCATGGCCGAGGAGGCCGGGGCGACGATCACCGCCGTGCTCACCACCCACCGCCACCCGGACCACCACCGGGCGCTCGTCGAGGTCCTGGAGAAGACCGGCGCCACCCACTACGCCCCCTTCCTCGACGCCCCCGCCCTGCCCGCGGACGTCGACGTGGAGCTCGAACACGGCGACACCCTGCCGTTCGCCGGACACGAGTTCCCCATCGCGATCCTGCGCGGCCACACGCCGGGCGGCGCCGCCCTCACCGCCGAGATCGACGGCCAGACGCACCTGTTCGTCGGCGACAGCCTCTTCCCGGGCGGCCTCGGAAAAACGACCTCGGAGAGTGACTTCGTGCGCCTCTTCAAGGACGTCTCGGAGCGAATCTTCGACAGGTACGACGACGACGCCATCGTCCATCCTGGCCACGGCGAAGGCACCACCCTCGGCGCGGAAAGGCCCCACCTGGACGACTGGTGGGAGCGTCGCTGGTGA